A genomic window from Candidatus Methylacidiphilales bacterium includes:
- a CDS encoding type II secretion system F family protein, producing MSQDTLLFLAVVFCTLFTFIALAMAFGSLLGGEKTESKVKSRISKLTAVPEELKAEFAAGLADEKKRSLLSNVDLKPVLGRFTGEAFFNTIEQDLARADIPLRVSEFLILRGAFACIGALGVALISRNLVLGVLAFLVFSFLHVPIIHMRKGMRVNKFTTQLADFLILVVNSLRAGQSFLQGCNVAVAESPEPIASEFRQVIKETNLGMPEQESLENMLLRVPSEELKIVVSGYIIQRKVGGNLAEILEKTAATIRDRLKIQGQINVLTTQGKLSGVLVASMPFVIGGAVAVINPDYIKPLISTVPGYFLIGFALSMQLLGAFIIWRIVDIEI from the coding sequence ATGAGCCAGGATACCCTGCTCTTTCTTGCCGTTGTTTTCTGCACACTCTTCACCTTCATTGCCCTGGCCATGGCCTTCGGTTCGCTCCTTGGAGGCGAGAAAACCGAGAGCAAGGTCAAGTCCCGTATCAGCAAACTCACCGCCGTTCCCGAGGAGTTGAAGGCGGAGTTCGCCGCGGGTCTGGCCGATGAGAAGAAAAGAAGCCTGCTTTCCAACGTCGACCTCAAGCCGGTTTTGGGGCGATTTACCGGTGAGGCCTTTTTCAACACCATCGAACAGGATCTGGCCCGCGCCGACATTCCGCTCCGCGTTTCCGAGTTCCTCATCCTTCGGGGGGCCTTCGCGTGTATCGGAGCCCTGGGTGTTGCCCTCATCTCGCGCAACCTGGTTCTGGGCGTTTTGGCATTTCTGGTTTTTTCCTTTCTGCATGTCCCCATCATCCACATGCGCAAGGGCATGAGGGTCAACAAATTCACCACCCAGTTGGCCGACTTCCTGATTTTGGTGGTCAACTCTCTCAGGGCCGGCCAGTCCTTCCTGCAGGGCTGCAACGTCGCCGTGGCCGAGTCTCCCGAACCCATCGCCTCGGAGTTCCGCCAGGTCATCAAGGAAACCAACCTCGGCATGCCCGAGCAGGAATCCCTGGAGAACATGCTTTTGCGTGTTCCCAGTGAGGAACTCAAGATTGTCGTCAGTGGATACATCATCCAGCGCAAGGTGGGGGGCAATCTTGCGGAAATCCTTGAGAAAACCGCCGCCACCATCCGTGATCGGCTCAAGATCCAGGGACAGATCAATGTCCTCACCACACAGGGAAAACTCTCCGGCGTGCTGGTGGCCAGTATGCCTTTCGTCATCGGCGGCGCGGTGGCGGTCATCAACCCGGATTACATCAAACCCCTGATTTCCACTGTGCCCGGCTATTTTCTCATCGGCTTCGCCCTCAGCATGCAGCTTCTCGGCGCTTTTATCATCTGGCGCATCGTCGATATCGAAATATGA
- a CDS encoding CpaF family protein, translated as MRPIPPGYGGPGSRPGFSRPPGTMSPGISKPSLTPPQARPAGPVPASAPSGAIPSAPTSATNAAAEFILQFKRSLLPYLIQKINPQLLNSGNQQMLRQTIEQLIDEKLSADKVPIGRQLRDKLMADVVNEMVGFGPLEDLLNDETVTEIMVNGPQTIYIEQKGRITLSPIKFVDDASCRRVIDKILSPLGRRVDESSPICDARLPDGSRVNVVVPPCALNGPTITIRKFSKNKLTIDRLIEFKALSKGMAMFLQACVRGALNIVVSGGTGSGKTTLLNALSGFIPEGDRILTIEDAAELALMQPHVVRLEAKPANIEGKGEVSIRDLVKSSLRMRPDRIVIGECRGGEALDMIQAMNTGHDGSLTTTHANTPRDALSRISTLVLMAGVDLPEKAIREQLASAVHLFVQTSRLQDGSRRITHITEVQGMEGQTITLQDLFVFEQTGLTPEGKVKGVLRGNGIIPKCMDKLRAHGENLPVEVFQTVVEVP; from the coding sequence ATGAGACCCATTCCCCCAGGCTACGGCGGTCCGGGTTCCAGACCGGGCTTCAGCCGTCCACCCGGCACCATGAGCCCGGGTATTTCCAAGCCCAGCTTGACCCCGCCCCAAGCCCGGCCGGCCGGCCCCGTCCCGGCTTCCGCCCCTTCCGGCGCCATCCCATCCGCGCCGACTTCCGCCACCAATGCCGCCGCCGAATTCATCCTCCAATTCAAGCGTTCCCTCCTGCCCTACCTGATCCAGAAGATCAATCCCCAGCTCCTCAATAGCGGCAACCAGCAGATGCTGCGGCAGACCATCGAGCAGTTGATCGATGAAAAACTTTCGGCCGACAAGGTCCCCATCGGACGCCAGTTGCGCGACAAGCTCATGGCCGATGTGGTCAACGAGATGGTCGGCTTCGGGCCTCTTGAAGACCTGCTCAACGATGAAACCGTGACAGAAATCATGGTCAATGGCCCCCAGACCATTTACATCGAACAGAAGGGCCGTATCACTCTTTCCCCGATCAAATTTGTCGATGATGCCAGCTGCCGCCGGGTCATCGACAAGATCCTCTCGCCGCTCGGGCGCCGGGTCGATGAATCGAGCCCGATCTGCGATGCCCGTTTGCCCGATGGTTCCCGTGTCAACGTGGTTGTACCTCCCTGCGCCCTCAATGGCCCGACCATCACCATCCGCAAATTCAGCAAGAACAAACTCACCATCGACCGTCTGATCGAGTTCAAGGCCCTATCCAAGGGCATGGCCATGTTCCTCCAAGCCTGCGTGCGCGGTGCCCTCAACATCGTGGTCTCCGGTGGCACGGGTTCCGGCAAAACCACCCTGCTCAACGCCCTTTCCGGATTCATTCCCGAAGGCGACCGCATTCTCACCATCGAAGACGCCGCCGAGCTTGCCCTCATGCAGCCCCACGTCGTCCGCCTCGAGGCCAAGCCCGCCAACATCGAAGGCAAAGGCGAGGTTTCGATCCGCGATCTGGTGAAAAGCTCGTTGCGGATGCGCCCGGACCGCATCGTCATCGGCGAGTGCCGTGGGGGCGAGGCCCTCGACATGATCCAGGCCATGAACACCGGCCACGATGGTTCGTTGACCACCACGCATGCCAACACCCCGCGTGACGCGTTATCCCGCATCTCCACCCTGGTGCTGATGGCCGGGGTGGACCTGCCGGAAAAGGCCATCCGGGAACAGTTGGCCAGTGCCGTCCATTTGTTTGTCCAGACGTCGCGTCTGCAGGACGGATCTCGCCGTATCACCCATATCACCGAGGTGCAGGGCATGGAGGGACAAACCATCACCCTGCAGGATTTGTTCGTTTTCGAGCAAACGGGGCTGACTCCGGAAGGCAAGGTCAAAGGCGTCCTGCGCGGCAATGGCATTATTCCCAAATGCATGGACAAGCTCAGGGCGCACGGGGAAAACCTGCCAGTCGAGGTCTTTCAAACCGTGGTGGAGGTCCCATGA
- a CDS encoding type II and III secretion system protein produces the protein MITKPFALNVPLVLLAAICPWLSFCPSTVIAAEETGAAGITGFVEENITIPVKNFENAVIKIDNKSVVIDGFWEFKDSAGEVLEKPKILSQPADLTDKVVLALRSPGTANISVTEDGETKVYKISVKSRFRENEIEKELETAILQFVGDPGLKVTVLPPQSSLVGANMRRAFGDETASEIVAPRGQAAGSSTGTVTSASDYRPVIVLEGELLNDLRIIKAINVAHAYTENVINLMSARNIIQVQIKVNVLSVQVSKTSNIGMRYGTRSAAGVFTSGLTLPLNVQEAFSAGAPFFNVINTNAVGDFQAQLNAAITRGDVKVLQSPTITVMNGQPAEFIAGSIVSIPTSVTIDNGVTTQEFSQQAVGVTLRISPITREEAVFRTRTDGTIPFSTISTQDRRITRAESDTGAAREQVVNSIDENGVVRLLIQPSVSSLGATAVNGVIPVNTNQMETRVALKDRSTLVIGGLFTSEDRKNMEAIPFIEKIPILGELFKNRNNTDNRNELVFTLTPCITGLSDFSEVNDRSVQGAPMRREMQTVGINSKPVRISAREVFVREPARTVPSTPGNFNEVGVRPLDANANVAPATSNAGAAVVPEEAKMPGLPNNSGNGTVKP, from the coding sequence ATGATCACGAAGCCATTCGCCCTTAACGTCCCCTTGGTGCTGCTGGCCGCCATATGCCCGTGGCTGTCATTCTGCCCATCGACGGTCATCGCCGCAGAAGAAACCGGTGCCGCTGGCATCACGGGATTTGTTGAGGAAAACATCACCATCCCGGTGAAGAACTTCGAAAATGCGGTCATCAAAATCGACAACAAGTCGGTTGTCATCGACGGCTTTTGGGAGTTCAAGGATTCGGCCGGCGAGGTTCTGGAAAAACCCAAAATTTTGAGCCAGCCTGCCGACCTGACCGACAAGGTGGTCCTGGCCCTGCGTTCCCCGGGAACAGCCAACATCAGTGTGACCGAAGACGGTGAAACCAAGGTGTACAAAATCTCGGTCAAAAGCCGGTTCCGGGAAAATGAAATCGAAAAAGAACTGGAAACCGCCATCCTCCAATTCGTCGGGGATCCCGGCCTCAAAGTCACCGTCCTTCCCCCGCAATCCTCGCTGGTTGGCGCCAACATGCGACGTGCCTTCGGCGACGAAACCGCCAGCGAAATTGTCGCTCCCCGCGGACAGGCTGCCGGCTCCAGCACCGGGACCGTCACCTCTGCGTCCGACTACCGCCCTGTGATTGTCTTGGAGGGCGAGCTGCTGAACGACCTGCGTATCATCAAGGCCATCAATGTGGCCCATGCTTACACCGAAAATGTCATCAACCTGATGAGTGCCAGGAACATCATCCAGGTTCAAATCAAGGTCAACGTACTCAGTGTTCAGGTCAGCAAAACCTCGAACATCGGGATGCGCTATGGAACACGCTCCGCGGCCGGTGTGTTCACCTCCGGATTGACCCTGCCGCTGAATGTGCAGGAAGCTTTCAGCGCCGGCGCACCTTTCTTTAACGTGATCAACACCAACGCCGTGGGGGATTTCCAAGCCCAGCTCAATGCCGCCATCACCCGCGGCGACGTCAAGGTTCTGCAATCCCCAACCATCACGGTGATGAACGGCCAGCCGGCCGAGTTCATCGCCGGCAGCATTGTCTCCATTCCCACCAGTGTTACCATCGATAACGGTGTGACCACCCAGGAATTCAGCCAGCAGGCCGTCGGGGTCACCTTGCGCATCAGCCCGATCACCCGGGAAGAAGCCGTTTTCCGCACGCGCACGGACGGCACCATTCCCTTCTCCACCATTTCCACCCAGGACCGCAGGATCACTCGCGCCGAGTCTGACACCGGAGCGGCCCGGGAACAGGTGGTCAATTCGATTGATGAGAATGGCGTCGTCCGACTTCTCATCCAACCTTCGGTCAGCTCGTTGGGTGCCACCGCGGTCAACGGCGTCATTCCGGTCAACACCAACCAGATGGAAACCCGCGTCGCCCTCAAAGACAGGTCGACTTTGGTCATCGGGGGCCTCTTCACCAGCGAGGACCGCAAAAACATGGAAGCCATTCCTTTCATCGAGAAAATCCCGATTCTTGGCGAATTGTTCAAAAACCGGAACAACACCGACAACCGCAACGAACTGGTCTTCACCCTGACACCCTGCATCACCGGGCTCTCCGATTTCAGCGAGGTCAACGACCGTTCCGTCCAGGGGGCACCCATGCGCCGGGAAATGCAGACCGTCGGGATCAACTCGAAGCCGGTGCGCATCAGCGCGCGGGAGGTCTTTGTGCGTGAACCCGCCCGCACGGTTCCCTCCACTCCGGGAAATTTTAACGAAGTCGGCGTGAGGCCCCTGGATGCCAATGCCAACGTCGCTCCGGCAACCTCCAATGCCGGGGCGGCCGTGGTCCCGGAAGAGGCCAAAATGCCCGGCCTGCCCAACAACAGCGGGAACGGAACCGTCAAGCCGTAG